The Posidoniimonas polymericola genome includes a window with the following:
- a CDS encoding molybdenum cofactor biosynthesis protein MoaE has translation MIQITHDLIDLAPMIARAQVPAAGAVVTFLGITREFTGDRQTVELVYEAYAEMAQRELERLEREARGRWPLEECCITHRLGLTPLSEASVAVVVSSAHRPEAFEAARWLIDELKRSVPIWKQERWSDGATEWVHPAPVSEGDAP, from the coding sequence ATGATCCAGATCACCCACGACCTGATCGACCTGGCGCCGATGATCGCGCGGGCGCAGGTCCCCGCGGCGGGGGCGGTGGTCACGTTCCTCGGGATCACCCGCGAGTTCACCGGCGACCGCCAGACGGTCGAGCTGGTCTACGAGGCCTACGCCGAGATGGCCCAACGCGAGCTGGAACGCTTGGAGCGGGAAGCCCGCGGCCGCTGGCCGCTCGAGGAGTGCTGCATCACCCACCGGCTAGGCCTCACGCCGCTCTCCGAGGCGAGTGTCGCCGTGGTGGTCAGCTCGGCCCACCGGCCCGAGGCGTTCGAGGCGGCCCGTTGGCTGATTGACGAGCTGAAACGCTCGGTCCCGATCTGGAAGCAGGAACGCTGGTCCGACGGCGCGACCGAGTGGGTCCACCCCGCGCCCGTGAGTGAGGGGGACGCCCCGTGA
- a CDS encoding MoaD/ThiS family protein: MTVTVLMFAGAREAVGADHVEAPLEPGATYADLAVALAGRFPALGRLLQSARFAADAGYVDPTDKVDPTTEIALIPPVSGG, translated from the coding sequence ATGACTGTCACCGTGCTGATGTTCGCCGGCGCCCGCGAGGCGGTCGGAGCCGACCACGTCGAGGCTCCCCTCGAGCCCGGCGCGACCTACGCCGACCTGGCCGTGGCCCTTGCCGGACGCTTCCCCGCGCTGGGCCGATTGCTCCAATCCGCACGCTTCGCCGCGGACGCGGGATACGTCGACCCGACCGACAAGGTCGACCCGACCACTGAGATTGCGCTCATCCCGCCCGTGAGTGGCGGCTAG
- a CDS encoding methyltransferase family protein has protein sequence MHDPQPMTSDTRFHGIGSLVQCVIAAGLVAMVARSEELAFLTPYLTVMLAFTLFDRYLRRRHPSVLKELLRPGVPVSDKLTFVGGGLLLTLHFVVALLDVGRFHWSGECPPEIRVAGLVVMTGGFAFAAWAMVLNPFFSPIVRVQRERKHRVVTAGPYRLVRHPSYLGLSIGAIASGFALGSYWSLIPAVAFVLVYARRSGFEDRVLTAELAGFSRYAKLVRWRMAPGLW, from the coding sequence ATGCACGACCCTCAGCCGATGACTAGCGACACGCGGTTTCACGGAATCGGTTCGCTTGTGCAGTGCGTGATCGCGGCCGGGCTCGTCGCGATGGTGGCCCGCTCTGAGGAGCTGGCGTTCCTGACGCCGTACTTGACCGTGATGCTCGCGTTCACGCTCTTCGACCGCTACCTGCGTCGGCGGCACCCGAGCGTGCTGAAAGAACTCTTGCGGCCGGGCGTGCCGGTCAGCGACAAGCTCACGTTCGTCGGCGGCGGCCTGCTGTTGACCCTCCACTTTGTAGTCGCGTTGTTGGACGTCGGTCGCTTCCACTGGTCGGGCGAATGCCCGCCGGAGATCCGCGTTGCGGGCCTGGTTGTCATGACCGGCGGGTTCGCGTTTGCCGCTTGGGCGATGGTGCTCAACCCGTTCTTCTCGCCGATTGTCCGCGTGCAGCGCGAGCGCAAGCACCGCGTCGTCACCGCCGGGCCGTACCGCCTGGTCCGCCACCCCTCGTACCTTGGGTTGAGCATCGGGGCGATCGCGAGCGGTTTCGCGTTGGGGTCCTACTGGTCGCTCATCCCGGCCGTGGCGTTTGTGCTGGTCTACGCCCGCCGGTCTGGGTTCGAGGACCGGGTGCTGACCGCCGAACTGGCCGGGTTTTCTCGGTACGCAAAGCTCGTCCGCTGGCGGATGGCGCCCGGCCTGTGGTAG
- a CDS encoding YkgJ family cysteine cluster protein, translating into MPAAPKNSEPWYKDGLRFKCTGCGDCCTGAPGYVWVNKAEIAALAAEVELSVAEFERKYIRKIGIRKSLAEYSDGDCVFFDLESRGCRVYAARPRQCRTWPFWDSNLKSAEAWEETCQECPGSGKGKLYQLDDIEAARKTFHV; encoded by the coding sequence ATGCCCGCCGCGCCCAAGAACAGCGAACCCTGGTACAAGGACGGCCTCCGCTTCAAGTGCACCGGCTGCGGCGACTGCTGCACCGGCGCGCCGGGTTACGTGTGGGTCAACAAGGCCGAGATCGCCGCGCTGGCGGCGGAGGTCGAGCTGTCGGTGGCGGAGTTCGAACGGAAGTACATCCGCAAGATCGGTATCCGCAAGAGCCTCGCCGAATACTCAGACGGCGACTGTGTGTTCTTTGACCTTGAGTCCCGCGGCTGCCGGGTGTACGCCGCCCGGCCGCGGCAGTGCCGCACCTGGCCGTTCTGGGACTCGAACCTCAAGTCTGCCGAGGCCTGGGAAGAGACCTGCCAGGAGTGCCCCGGCAGCGGCAAGGGCAAGCTCTACCAACTCGACGATATCGAGGCCGCCCGCAAGACGTTCCACGTCTAG
- a CDS encoding dihydroorotate dehydrogenase: MLADSATAASLEVSLGRLRLPNPVLVASGTFGYAREMEAFVDLARLGGIVPKTITHEPRQGNAPWRTVETSGGMLNAIGLDNDGLEAFIGGHLPYLRSTGAPIIVSVAGRTHDEFVAMCSRLGEVEGPAAIELNISCPNVSHGVDFGVDPQMCERLVAACRAACDLPILAKLTPNVTSIAVMAKAAEAGGADALSLINTVLGMVVDWRKQKPILGNGVGGLSGPAIKPIALRCVYQAAQATQTPIVGIGGIQNIDDVMEFLVAGASAVQLGTVNFYRPTASMEALDALPGALEELGAASVTQVVGTLKVANGN, encoded by the coding sequence ATGCTTGCAGATTCCGCTACCGCGGCCTCGCTAGAGGTATCGCTCGGCCGCTTGCGGCTGCCCAATCCCGTGCTGGTCGCCTCCGGCACTTTCGGCTACGCCCGCGAGATGGAGGCCTTCGTCGACCTCGCGCGGCTGGGCGGGATCGTGCCGAAGACCATCACGCACGAGCCCCGCCAGGGCAACGCGCCGTGGCGTACGGTCGAGACCTCGGGCGGGATGCTCAACGCCATCGGCCTCGACAACGACGGCCTTGAGGCGTTCATCGGCGGGCACCTGCCGTACCTGCGGTCGACCGGCGCGCCGATCATCGTCAGCGTCGCCGGCCGCACGCACGACGAGTTCGTCGCGATGTGCAGCCGGCTGGGTGAGGTCGAGGGCCCGGCGGCGATCGAGCTCAATATTTCGTGCCCGAACGTGTCGCACGGCGTCGACTTCGGCGTCGATCCGCAGATGTGCGAGCGGCTGGTGGCCGCCTGCCGCGCGGCGTGCGACCTGCCGATCCTCGCCAAGCTGACTCCCAACGTCACGAGCATCGCCGTGATGGCCAAAGCGGCCGAGGCGGGCGGCGCCGACGCCCTCTCGCTGATCAACACCGTGCTCGGCATGGTGGTCGACTGGCGGAAGCAGAAGCCCATCCTGGGCAACGGCGTCGGCGGCCTGTCGGGCCCGGCCATCAAGCCGATCGCCCTGCGGTGCGTCTACCAGGCCGCCCAGGCGACCCAGACCCCGATTGTCGGCATCGGCGGCATCCAGAACATCGACGACGTCATGGAGTTCCTGGTCGCCGGCGCCAGCGCGGTGCAGCTCGGCACGGTGAACTTTTACCGGCCGACCGCGAGCATGGAGGCGCTGGACGCGCTGCCGGGGGCGCTAGAGGAGCTGGGAGCTGCGAGCGTTACGCAAGTCGTCGGCACGTTGAAAGTCGCGAACGGGAATTAG
- a CDS encoding DUF1570 domain-containing protein, giving the protein MRFALLFLLLLLTIGSSLSATPAAAQRASAERARQEMEERRKRFEEMRERLENLPDDPEEARQALEDASREMQDLGQGLEAAGEEGLEESHEVSPAQGVVERKLAGLLDVKSTPAQAATTYVRDAGGKTVIAKVACELGDKRMIILPDGRADFVSRSATRPCDQPFKSNTRAQIEQKMRANGFADFKFVHDGYYLYAYNCSEGFYHHTHSILNTMLAGVVEQLREWGLKVHRPETPLVVVIFPDRRSFDRHDPMPEEVAAYYSGLSNWVHLYEDTQLWNSAPEFAMKQFAYTVAHEGIHQVLHNTGIQRRLSKWPAWVSEGLPEYFSPLSVSSKVVRQGKSEMPERVLRWQGPGRMNDIRMWELTGGDTGGSGRLISEAVSYQNLTSYGYAISWGLTHYLAERKTDAFAAYLRELSKTQPLQGDFKSRSGPDPLFVKHFGEDFEEVELDVKRHLTSSSMQRQYKDPIENQTYYVIKRIYKKQRTFFTTVVLTRSPEAARRWRDKEAKRMDQVGEEAAFYTIICDNADEARYQIAKLSR; this is encoded by the coding sequence ATGCGTTTCGCTTTGCTGTTCTTGCTGCTCCTGCTGACCATCGGGTCCTCACTCTCCGCGACGCCCGCGGCCGCGCAGCGCGCGTCGGCCGAGCGTGCCCGGCAGGAGATGGAGGAGCGCCGCAAGCGGTTCGAGGAAATGCGCGAGCGGCTCGAGAACCTCCCGGACGACCCCGAGGAGGCCCGCCAGGCGCTCGAAGACGCCAGCCGCGAGATGCAGGACCTCGGCCAGGGACTCGAGGCGGCCGGCGAGGAGGGCCTCGAGGAGAGCCACGAGGTGTCGCCCGCCCAGGGAGTGGTGGAGCGGAAGCTGGCCGGGCTGCTCGACGTCAAATCGACGCCCGCCCAAGCCGCCACGACCTACGTCCGCGACGCCGGCGGCAAGACCGTCATCGCCAAGGTCGCGTGCGAGCTGGGCGACAAGCGGATGATCATCCTGCCCGACGGCCGCGCCGACTTCGTCAGCCGCTCCGCCACCCGCCCCTGCGACCAGCCGTTCAAGTCCAACACCCGCGCCCAGATCGAGCAGAAGATGCGGGCCAACGGCTTCGCCGACTTCAAGTTCGTGCACGACGGCTACTACCTGTACGCCTACAACTGCTCGGAGGGCTTCTACCACCACACGCACTCGATCCTCAACACGATGCTGGCGGGCGTGGTCGAGCAGCTCCGCGAGTGGGGTCTCAAGGTCCACCGCCCCGAGACGCCGCTCGTCGTGGTGATCTTCCCCGACCGCCGCTCGTTCGACAGGCACGACCCGATGCCCGAGGAGGTCGCCGCCTACTACAGCGGTCTCAGCAATTGGGTGCACCTGTACGAGGACACGCAGCTGTGGAACTCGGCACCGGAGTTCGCGATGAAGCAGTTCGCCTACACGGTCGCCCACGAGGGGATCCACCAGGTGCTGCACAACACGGGCATCCAGCGGCGGCTGTCGAAGTGGCCCGCCTGGGTGAGCGAGGGCCTGCCGGAGTACTTCAGCCCGCTGAGCGTCAGCAGCAAGGTGGTGCGGCAGGGCAAGAGTGAGATGCCCGAGCGTGTGCTCCGCTGGCAGGGCCCCGGGCGGATGAACGACATCCGCATGTGGGAGCTAACGGGGGGCGACACCGGCGGCAGTGGGCGGCTGATCAGCGAGGCGGTCAGCTACCAGAACCTCACCTCGTACGGCTACGCCATCAGCTGGGGCCTGACGCACTACCTGGCGGAGCGCAAGACCGACGCCTTCGCCGCCTACCTGCGGGAGCTCAGCAAGACCCAGCCGCTGCAGGGCGACTTCAAGTCCCGCAGCGGCCCCGACCCGCTGTTCGTCAAGCACTTCGGCGAGGACTTCGAGGAGGTCGAGCTCGACGTCAAGCGGCACCTCACCAGCTCGAGCATGCAGCGGCAGTACAAGGACCCGATTGAGAACCAGACCTACTACGTCATCAAGCGGATCTACAAGAAGCAGCGGACGTTCTTCACAACGGTCGTGCTGACCCGCTCGCCCGAGGCGGCCCGCCGCTGGCGGGACAAGGAGGCCAAGCGGATGGACCAGGTTGGCGAGGAGGCCGCCTTCTACACCATCATTTGCGACAACGCCGACGAGGCGCGGTACCAGATCGCGAAACTGTCGCGGTAG
- the moaA gene encoding GTP 3',8-cyclase MoaA, with the protein MTSPSSIAAAPPLVDSFGRTHTSLRLSVTDRCNIRCVYCMPGEQVLFLPRREVLTFEELERFVRVSARLGVRQVRLTGGEPLVRSELSELVRRLVGIAGIDEVTLTTNGVLLDRHAAELKAAGLDRLNISLDTVRPEAFRELTRRDLLPEVLRGIEAAQQAGFSSIRINAIAMRGVTEQEIVPLGRFARERALELRFIEYMPLDADASWRRDQVLSGDEILAALEAEFGPLSPAPRSDPSQPARDYAFADGGVVGFINPVTQPFCSDCNRLRLTAEGQIRNCLFSPEEWDARRLLRDGASDGDLARLIREAVAAKRAGHGIDAPGFHRPDRAMYQIGG; encoded by the coding sequence GTGACCTCGCCTTCGTCTATCGCAGCCGCCCCGCCGCTGGTCGACAGTTTTGGCCGCACGCACACCAGCCTGCGGCTCAGCGTGACCGACCGCTGCAACATCCGCTGCGTGTACTGCATGCCGGGTGAGCAGGTGCTGTTCCTGCCGCGGCGCGAAGTGCTGACCTTCGAAGAGCTGGAGCGGTTTGTGCGTGTCTCGGCCCGGCTGGGCGTGCGTCAGGTCCGGCTGACAGGCGGCGAGCCGCTGGTGCGCAGCGAGCTGTCCGAGCTGGTCCGCCGGCTGGTCGGCATCGCCGGCATCGACGAGGTCACGCTCACTACCAACGGCGTGCTGCTCGACCGGCACGCGGCAGAGCTGAAGGCGGCGGGCCTGGACCGGCTGAATATCAGCCTCGACACCGTGCGGCCCGAGGCGTTCCGCGAGCTGACCCGCCGCGACCTACTGCCCGAGGTGCTGCGCGGCATCGAGGCGGCCCAGCAGGCCGGCTTCTCGTCGATTCGGATCAACGCCATCGCCATGCGTGGCGTCACCGAGCAGGAGATCGTGCCGCTCGGCCGGTTCGCCCGCGAACGCGCGCTCGAGTTGCGGTTCATTGAATACATGCCGCTCGACGCCGACGCCTCGTGGCGGCGGGACCAGGTGCTGTCGGGCGATGAGATCTTGGCGGCGCTCGAAGCCGAATTCGGGCCGCTCTCGCCCGCCCCCCGCAGCGACCCAAGCCAGCCCGCCCGCGACTACGCATTCGCCGACGGCGGCGTGGTGGGCTTCATCAACCCGGTGACCCAGCCGTTCTGCAGCGACTGCAACCGACTGCGGCTGACGGCGGAGGGGCAAATCCGCAACTGCCTGTTCAGCCCCGAAGAATGGGACGCCCGGCGGCTGCTCCGCGACGGGGCTTCCGACGGCGACCTCGCCCGCCTAATCCGCGAAGCCGTCGCCGCCAAGCGGGCGGGCCACGGCATCGACGCGCCCGGCTTCCACCGGCCCGATCGGGCGATGTACCAGATCGGCGGCTGA
- a CDS encoding aminotransferase class V-fold PLP-dependent enzyme, whose protein sequence is MARIYLDNAATSWPKPPQVVESMAGHLRDDGGSAGRGGHASAMGAQRIVDRAREVVGRLIGAEQPSCIAFLHNGTDALNTAIHGVLGRGDHVVTTVCEHNSVLRPLHHAERRLGCELTVVDCDDSGRVDAERLLAAVRPDTRLVALTHASNVTGALQPIEAVAAGLRDRDTLLLVDAAQSAGHARIDVQAFAIDLLAAPGHKGLLGPTGTGFLYVRPGVERQLTPLRQGGTGGQSDLPVQPTEMPTLLECGNANVVGLAGLVAGVEHVLEVGVDVLGTQIGERTRQLIDGLLGLPGCRLFGPTECAERVGVVSLLVDGYDPHELAALLELSAGVESRAGLHCAPQMHRRLGTSQGGTLRLSSGVFTTEDEIEQVVAAIAAVAAG, encoded by the coding sequence ATGGCGCGCATCTACCTCGACAACGCGGCGACAAGTTGGCCTAAGCCCCCGCAGGTGGTCGAGTCGATGGCCGGCCACCTTCGTGACGACGGGGGCTCGGCCGGCAGGGGAGGGCACGCGAGCGCGATGGGTGCACAGCGGATTGTCGACCGCGCACGGGAAGTCGTCGGGAGGCTGATCGGCGCCGAGCAGCCGAGCTGCATCGCATTCCTGCACAACGGCACCGACGCGTTGAACACCGCAATCCACGGCGTGCTGGGCCGCGGCGATCACGTGGTCACCACGGTGTGCGAGCACAACTCGGTCCTCCGCCCGCTGCACCACGCCGAGCGGCGGCTCGGCTGCGAGCTAACGGTCGTCGACTGTGACGACTCCGGCCGCGTTGATGCGGAGCGGCTGCTGGCGGCGGTCCGCCCCGACACGCGACTGGTAGCGCTGACGCACGCCTCGAACGTTACCGGCGCGCTGCAGCCGATCGAGGCGGTCGCCGCCGGGCTCCGCGACCGTGACACGCTGCTGCTGGTCGACGCCGCCCAGTCGGCAGGGCACGCCAGGATCGACGTGCAGGCGTTCGCCATCGACCTGTTGGCGGCGCCGGGGCACAAGGGCCTGCTCGGCCCCACGGGTACGGGGTTTCTGTACGTCCGGCCCGGCGTCGAGCGGCAGCTCACTCCGCTGCGGCAAGGCGGCACGGGCGGCCAGAGCGACCTGCCCGTGCAGCCCACCGAGATGCCAACGCTGCTGGAGTGCGGCAACGCGAACGTCGTTGGGCTGGCCGGATTGGTCGCTGGGGTGGAGCACGTGCTCGAAGTGGGCGTCGACGTGCTCGGCACGCAAATCGGCGAACGCACCCGCCAGCTGATCGACGGCCTGCTCGGGCTGCCTGGCTGCCGACTGTTCGGCCCGACCGAGTGTGCCGAGCGGGTGGGCGTTGTGAGCCTGCTGGTCGACGGTTATGATCCGCACGAACTGGCGGCCCTATTAGAGCTGTCCGCAGGCGTTGAATCGCGCGCCGGGCTGCACTGCGCCCCGCAGATGCACCGCCGACTGGGGACCTCCCAGGGCGGAACGCTGCGGCTCAGCTCCGGCGTGTTTACCACCGAAGACGAAATCGAGCAGGTGGTCGCCGCCATCGCAGCGGTTGCTGCTGGCTAG
- the trpS gene encoding tryptophan--tRNA ligase, whose product MRVLSGIQPTGPFHWGNYFGAISQYIELQDVADEAYYFIANLHALTTVRDKELLQQYTLDGAIDLLALGLNPDKAVLFVQSDVPEVSELCWLLMTGTPMGLLERCVSYKDKLAKGLKADAGLFTYPVLQAADILAYDADVVPVGEDQLQHIEVCRDIAGSFNHHFGETFTMPKGKVLDQSARVPGIDGEKMSKSYGNTLAVFDDAKRQRKQIMRIQTDSRPMDEAKEPDGDVLYDLLKLVAPQEQVDEIAALYRRGGFGYGDIKKALAEAAENYWAEVREKRAGLAAKPDYVKDVLAAGAKKARAKAAGVLERAQAAAGLYRS is encoded by the coding sequence ATGCGTGTCCTCTCAGGCATCCAACCCACCGGCCCGTTCCACTGGGGCAACTACTTCGGCGCGATCTCGCAGTACATTGAGCTGCAGGACGTGGCGGACGAGGCGTACTACTTCATTGCCAACCTGCACGCGCTGACCACGGTGCGTGACAAGGAATTGCTGCAGCAGTACACGCTCGACGGGGCGATCGACCTGCTGGCCCTGGGGCTGAACCCGGACAAGGCGGTGCTGTTCGTGCAGTCGGACGTGCCGGAAGTGAGCGAGCTCTGCTGGCTGCTGATGACCGGCACGCCAATGGGCCTGTTGGAACGCTGCGTCAGCTACAAGGACAAGCTCGCCAAGGGCCTGAAGGCCGACGCGGGGCTGTTCACCTACCCGGTGCTGCAGGCGGCCGACATCCTGGCCTACGACGCCGACGTCGTGCCGGTGGGCGAGGACCAGCTGCAGCACATCGAGGTTTGCCGCGACATCGCCGGCAGCTTCAACCACCACTTCGGCGAGACCTTCACCATGCCCAAGGGCAAGGTGCTCGACCAGTCGGCCCGCGTGCCGGGGATCGACGGCGAGAAGATGTCCAAGAGCTACGGCAACACCCTGGCCGTGTTCGACGACGCCAAGCGTCAGCGCAAGCAGATCATGCGGATCCAGACCGACAGCCGCCCAATGGACGAGGCCAAGGAGCCCGACGGCGACGTCCTGTACGACCTATTGAAGCTGGTCGCGCCTCAGGAGCAGGTCGACGAGATCGCCGCGCTGTACCGCCGCGGCGGCTTTGGCTACGGCGATATCAAGAAGGCCCTAGCCGAGGCGGCCGAGAACTACTGGGCCGAGGTCCGCGAGAAGCGGGCCGGGCTGGCCGCCAAGCCGGACTACGTTAAAGACGTGCTGGCCGCCGGCGCCAAGAAGGCGCGGGCCAAAGCGGCCGGCGTGCTCGAGCGAGCCCAAGCAGCCGCCGGACTGTACCGCTCGTAG
- a CDS encoding HU family DNA-binding protein, giving the protein MTKKEIVKTISEEIGLTQLKTKEIVQKTFDAIVETLVEDHRIELRNFGVFEVKKRAARKARNPRTGEKVSVPEKFVVTFKPGKEMEERVRELERRAAEEQARRDAEEAAREAAMNAPPSSNGSHPQDGSSNPPGASGYDQSPGFGSGS; this is encoded by the coding sequence ATGACTAAAAAAGAGATCGTCAAAACCATCTCCGAGGAGATCGGTCTGACCCAGCTCAAGACGAAGGAGATCGTCCAGAAGACGTTCGACGCTATCGTCGAAACGCTGGTCGAAGATCATCGGATTGAGCTTCGCAATTTTGGGGTCTTCGAGGTCAAGAAGCGGGCCGCACGCAAGGCCCGCAACCCGCGGACTGGCGAAAAGGTCTCGGTGCCCGAGAAGTTCGTGGTCACTTTCAAGCCAGGCAAAGAGATGGAGGAGCGGGTTCGAGAACTCGAACGCCGCGCCGCTGAGGAGCAGGCCCGCCGGGACGCCGAAGAGGCGGCTCGCGAGGCTGCAATGAACGCTCCCCCCAGCAGCAACGGATCCCATCCGCAGGACGGCTCCTCAAACCCGCCTGGCGCAAGCGGTTACGACCAGTCGCCCGGCTTTGGCTCGGGCAGCTAG